Proteins encoded in a region of the Lathamus discolor isolate bLatDis1 chromosome Z, bLatDis1.hap1, whole genome shotgun sequence genome:
- the LOC136005876 gene encoding hydrocephalus-inducing protein-like has protein sequence CNVREKQSQTILLSNPSSEAWTLQPIVEGKYWKGPEFIHLEARQKEKAYQVTYRPLTMSCGNKKHQGSIFFPLPDGTGLRYQLEGTAEAPRCSGAISRQVPCRNSHTELIPVSNWLQRPQRFLVVIDMLKPENLESSSVLQGCSYIDVPSSAKKDYQLTFFSYKEGVYRAKVTFLNETTGEYLFHMVTFKVMASGPIGTVEMSTAVRQRVSSTVKVDNPLPVPVTFAINCKVPDVSVPQHFTVPAQQPLKTGESTGHLVLQSSDLGSLSYNLQLKATSSRPEKPVYFRTTLGSRQTITTKIRNFAQQETEYLLQTDCADFRTAKSISAAPASAGGSELNVEVTFEPCHLGKAKATLQLSSALGGQYCIPLIGLALPPEPQGPFLIPAGGTISISFRNVFPRATAFQYAVKHPAFSVRAPEMLRAKSSTTITVSFTGGPAPVTSRLATSATWPVARPPGP, from the exons tgcaatgtgcgtgagaagcagagccagaccatcctcctgtcgaacccgagcagcgaggcctggaccctgcagcccattgttgaggggaaatactggaaagggcctgaatttatccatctggaggccaggcaaaaagaaaaggcctaccaggtcacctacagacccctaaccatgagctgtgggaacaagaagcatcag ggctccatcttcttccccctgccggacgggacaggcttacgctaccagctggaaggaactgctgaagcccccaggtgttcaggggccatttcccggcaggttccgtgcaggaattcccacacggagctcatccctgtgtccaactggctgcagagaccacagag GTTCCTGGTGGTTATTGAcatgctcaaaccagagaacctggaaagcagttccgtgctgcaggggtgttcatacatcgacgtgccgagctctgcgaagaaggactaccagctcaccttcttctcctacaaagaaggagtctacagggcaaag gtgaccttcctcaacgagacaaccggagagtacttgttccacatggtgactttcaaggtgatggctTCGGGACCCATCGGCACTGTTGAAATGAGCACCGCCGTTCGGCAGAGAGTGTCCTCCACCGTCAAGGTGGacaaccctctgcctgtcccggtgacgtttgccatcaactgcaaagtgccggacgtcagcgttccacagcactttactgttcctgcacag cagcccctgaaaacgggtgagagcacggggcacctggtgctccagagcagcgacttgggctctctgtcttacaacctgcagctgaaagccacctcgagcaggccagagaagcccgtgtatttccgcaccacgctgggctcccgtcagaccatcaccaccaaaatccggaattttgcccagcaggagaccgagtacctcctacag ACCGACTGTGCCGACTTCCGGAcggcaaaatccatcagtgcggcacccgccagcgctgggggctcggagctgaatgtggaagtgacctttgagccctgccacctgggcaaagccaaggccacgttgcagctcagctctgcactgggcgggcagtactgcatcccactcatcggccttgcgctgccccctgaaccccagggccccttcctcatcccagccggcggcaccatctccatctccttcaggaacgtCTTCCCGAGGGCCACGGCGTTCCAGTATGCCGTAAAGCACCCGGCCTTCAGCGTCAGGGCCCCCGAGATGCTGCgcgccaagagcagcaccaccatcaccgtctccttcacgggcggcccggctcctgtcaccagcaggctg gcgacctctgcgacatggccagtggcaagaccccccggcccatga